The region AATCTTCGGAGGCAGGGAGACCTGCTGCCCGAACGATGTCCGTCTTGACAACTCCAGGACTGATGCTctgaagaaataattaaatgacCATGAGTCAAGCCTCACTCCAATTTTCACAACCGTGGTAAGTCTTTCTAGTAAAAGAGCTACCGTTAAGAATTGCTCCCTGATACTAAAATCTTCTCACCGTAATTTTAATCTTGCTACCAACAGCCACGAGATCCCGTCTTACCGTTTCCGTCATGACAGTAATTGCATATTTTGTGGTTGAATACAGACTGCTAGGGTTCTCAAAAGAGAGCCAATGTCCTAATACGCTGTGGGAGAACAAAAACATCGTCAATTTACTTTTGGTACTCGTCTGTTATCACTCTTTTATTTACAGAGATGAATCTCACAGGATTGATCGTTCACCTGTTGATATTGATGATGTGACCCGCTATGTTTCGCCTTTGCATTGAAGCCACGGTTTCTTTCACACCGACGGCAGACGCCATGACATTTAGGTCGAGTATCTTTCAAAATCCCTCAATATCGTCATCTAAAGCAAACAACGATAAATCAATGAGAAGAAATGAGCGACATGTACATGCTTAGATCTCTGTAGTTATTTGCACAGgtcaaaagtaaaaaaaaatttgctcaatTCTTATTGCTCACCAATGAATCGCTTAGGAGTTCAAAGACCAGCGTTGTTAACGAGGACGTGGACACCTCCAAATTTTGTATCAACCCATTTAAAAACGCCCTGGAATTCTTTCGTGTTGGTAATATCACACTGCTTTGGATAAAACTTTCCTTTAGCTCCCTCGAGCCGTTTTTCCAGTGCTTTCAAGTTCTCCAATCGCCTGCCAAGTCCAACGACCAATAAACCCTCCTTGACGAGAGCTTCGGCGATTTTTTCACCTATTCCCGCACTGGCACCGGTCACGATTGCAGCCTTACCGACCCAACGATCCATGTTTTCAGAGTGAGTTGAATTGCGATCGACCGTGCGCGcctacatatttatatataacaTACCGAGGAGTGTTCGATGTATCATGTGTCGTAATGTACCTACTATATTTTTAGAAGGAGATATAACCCCACTGCCCGCTGTTTTCAATTGTATGATACTCAACTTACATTACAGCAATTCACTTCCTTATCTTCAGTTACTAACGGTCGCTGGAGCTAATTGACAAATTCGACCATGAGCATTTATAACAAGTCACTGTCACCGCATAACAGCATAACAGCTAGTGACTGTAGTGACTGATCTGTAACTGGCTTGGTTGTTACAGATAAACTGGCaaatattacaattatcattttccCTCCATTTATCTTTGAGTATTTTCGCTCGCAAGTTTGCATTGTCATCACACACGTGATAACGTCATTGCAAGTGGAATGGGCGTTCGACGCGCTGTTTGCGGACACGTGGTCGAAATTTGACGGAGTATAGATAGTCAAATGTTTTCATTCATGCCATGTTATCTCTTATAGATCAAAAGGTACATTTATGCTCGAATAGTAGTTTTCGATTAAAGTTGGTGAAGTGATATTTACGTACCGCGTATAATTATCGGTGACATGATTGTACGTGGCTGTGAAACCTCACGCACAGGTATGAaacgttatttattataacagCGCACATAAAGTAAGCCTTTTTTATCTTAATTTCCGTGCGTAAGGTGCTACTGTTTAGCGAACCGCACTTAAAGTGAGGTCATTTCGATACAGCGTTTCGAAATACTCGCGGATCCGCATGGTATACAGGTAAAGTGCCAAAACGTAGCACTTCGCGCGTGGAAATCACGATCAAAAAAGCTTACTTTACGCACGctgttacaaaaaatatgtatatccgTCCCAACTCTTGGGCATAGCCGAGTCCTAATTATTGTCTTCACTGCAATCATCATCGGGAGTTAAGTTAGTATTTATCAATTGGCAATGTTAATATAAAACCAGGTATTTGCAGAAAAAACCCTGAAACTCAGGTTTGCAACATTTCTGCAGCCAGCTCGGCGATACGCGACACATAGCAcgatctatatatatatatctataatactTTCACATTGTTGAACTTACGGCGGATCCTGAAGGGTCTAAGATCTCGCAGCCAGTGAATTGAATGGCTTCACTATAATTGTCGGTAAGCGTGCGCCTTCTCTCCCCTTTGTTTAATACGGGAATTGCAAGTGGACCATTCTGATTTCactgattattcatttaaGTACATTTCGCCCCTTGTATTTGAAAAGTGCCACCTCATTTCTCACTCATATATTGGTGCATGCGTACGTGTATTTTAGGTTCTCTGTTTCCGTCTGCAATGTTTTTATCATCGCAGGGCATCGCACCCGAACAAAACGTCGAAATAGCTACAGACAGAGACCGCTATTCCAAATCAAATTCATCCAAGTGAAATCAATTCCGTCGGATGACGACGGACCCGATAGCGATACACGGGAGCGCAAGTATTCCTCTTCGCCGAAAGATCCTTCCTTTAGCCCGGGGGGGATACGATTTCCATACAACAAGGCACCGCAATGATTACCTACCCCGTGAATACATTAGTTGAACTTAGCCTTCCACAGTGCGCACAAGGTTCGCGTAGGCATTCCAGGTGTGTCCTCCATCTCTCCGACTCTGCGCCCTTGTACACGCGTACGTACAACGTCGATACCCTTAAGCTGCCTGTTCGTCCTTAGGGATGAAAGTTATTTACTTCGGCCAACTGTCTTTCTCTCCGGTCTCAGCGAGGAATCTTCATTGCAACAGAAATGAAACCCCTGCGACCAATCCTCGCCTTTGGTCTGGGAATGCATGGTCTTAGAGGATACGTAGTGCGGCTGTAGGTATTTACATGGGTATAACGTTTCAGAATATATCCAACTATGACCTGGGAATTTACCTTACCGGTTTTAGTCTAAGGAGTTGGGCGGTCTACTAGAATTCCGGATAGGATCTCCGAAGGTACGGTACCGTTTCTGTCAGCagaattttcagattttgcaCCGATTTATACGGGTGAAACTCGCGTGTCTACGAATAGCTCTGATGATTTTTTCCATGCAATATCAAGACCCAAAGTTAACACGTAATAATGAATTTCGCGGGAATTTGAAACCACAGAAAAAGTTTTCGGTTGAAACTTACTAAGCTAAGTATATTTTGATGTATTGAACAAATTCGTGTGATCAAGAGATGGGGTTTATCGCTGTTGAGTCGGGAGACAAGTATCGAGACATCGTTAAAGAATATGTGTTGATCCAGTTCTAGACTAAAAGGATCTTACACGATGCAGGTCAGCCAAGTTTTCTGCTCAAGAAATTGCACGCGCGGTTattaatttgattgaaaaaggCAAAACGGCGACGAATTGTAAAGTCCTTGTTATGTCGATACACGCAATGGCTTGATACGCCTCAGGTGGAACGCTCTAAGTAGGCAATGGCAATCGCTTGTTTATTCTTCGCGTGGACCTGCGGTTCAATCCACTCCAAGCAAAATAGCATATGGTAAGTAGATTTCGCAACGTGTTGCCCGTACTGTTTACGGTAAGCGGAGAAGCACGCATTAATGGGTACAGGAATAAATGGAAATCAAATGATCGCGTTGCGTGGGCTGGTTAGGTGTCTAATGACAAGGGTGTGGTGTCGATATTAACGGTAAAATGTATCGAAGAACCGACCAAGAAAGTTTAGGTCGATGGGTAATGCAAGATAGAGCTTTCGATGATTTCCGTATAAAATAAGAGTAACGGGTGGGTGCGCCAGGCCGTTATAGTTATTGGTTCGGCTTTCTTATATTGGACGATAAATTCTTCGGgctcgttcttttttctttagaaATTTCCTGACCGAAGTTTCTTCGTTGACCAACAACTAACTTTCCAAAGGAGGGAAGGGGTCGGTATCGCAGACCATGGCTGCCAATAGATTTAGCACACTCGCGTTCTTCCTCTACCTATACAATCTATGGCGGAACCATTAAAACTGCTGCGACAGAGACTCAAACGTGTATTATTTATACTTATGAAAATACCTTATATCTTCACTCGGCATATTTTCCTAATCGTGATTCTCTTCTGGAGTGAGCAAATCTTTAGCAAGTAACAAAACATATCCGCAGCATGTTTGCGTTTAAATTAAagtttgaattgaattttaaaaaatcgcaaGGATCGTAATGCTATCGGAGATCGTAACGAAGTCCAGATGGCAAGTACGGAGTATTGGAAATATTATATGTTATTGATCTCTCCGTATATTCATGGAGCATCGTGGACCGCAGTTCAGCTCGTCGGCTCGGCGATAAATCATGATCCTCAAGAAACTACCCCGCATGTTACAGGATACACTTCGATTGTTTTCGCACATGACGTATTATCCTTGCCGTATGCGAAATTCTACTAACATATCTATGTCGGAGGCTTACAGCAGCTGGCATGTTGTTCaacctttttcaacaatatacCGTTGTATCCGATTGGAATTATTTTAATGCACATTATTGAACATAACATGAATCGAACACCATTAAACCGCATTTCACTGATTTAGTACTGCGAAATGCACTCAGTTTCGACAAGTTCGATCACTGAGTCtccagcaaaaaaaaaaattcagcctAAAATACCCAAGCTACAACGTTCGGTGGGCTTCGTTTGTTGGTGACCAACCTTCTGCCGTAGAgtaattttagaaataaaacCGTATGTGATGAGCTTAAGTTAATACATCGCTCACATGTGACTATAATACACTGTGAAGCATTCTGGACGTTGTAAATACCTAATTAATGGGATGCGTGATTCAACACGAAGCGGTGCCGTTGCCGGCAAAacagcatttaaaaaaaattcttttgcaCTTTGGAAATTCACTGCTCAGATTgcgatgaataattattaaaaattactcgTACGACTGCGATATGAGAAATATAACAGGATACCGAACATGTAGATAGTCTTTCTAAAAATAGACAACAGAAAAAATGCAAGGAAAACACCACAGATTGAAACTGATTATGCACAAAGTGTTTCGTTATGAATCCTTCCTTCAGCATAagatatttacatttttaacgTAGCGCCATTTCTGCATTTCCATTTATAACGATATTAGCTCGAATACCATCAGTGGACTCGAAGATACTCCTGTCCGTAGGCAACTTCTCATGCATTTGTGACTACCGTATCACGGCATTGCAggataaaaaatcgttaccCACTGCAACTGGCGAagttcgaatttcaaatcacCGCTGGATGTCGTTACTAGCGGACTTGTCATCGAACACCGTGTACCTGTGTTACGTTTAATGCGGTGACTGTaacgtttgaattttgagTGGACGGGACACACGCTCCGTGTAGAATAACCTGGTTCTgcaaaagcaaaaaattaatcatctaGTCAAAGGTGCTACGCGTGTTAGAATAAggaaattggcacgatgaagCTACATCCTTGGTAACAGAGTATAACCTCTAAAGTTGACATAATTCACTTGTAAAGTGATTCAAACATAATGGCTGTGACACCTGATCAGGCTGATTTTTCTCTTGGTCAAAAAATGAGTAGAGGAAGCAGTCTAAAGCTCGGTGCTAATGTCATAGTGGCAGGAAGAAACTCGTTTCCTTCGTCGTGGTTATCCATTGACGACACTGTACTAAAAACGATAAGTTTTGATGAAGAATTTACAAATGCTACTGACAATGCTGGCGCTACAGCAACAAAGGACGATAATGAATATTATcagaataataacaacaacactAATGccaaggaaaaaatattctttgagAAAGATACAAACTTTGAACAAGTGAAAGATCACAATTACAGTAAAATATTGGACTTGAATACAAGCGACcaggaattttgtcaaatagAGTCAACCTTGATACAAAAAACTGAACAAGTTCACATGGAGCTGAAAACCATACTGAATACAACAGAAATATCGATATGCCGTGATGATCGGTTAAACAATACGGTCGTAGATTCTGGTATCGAAAAATCTATGTGGGAAGATGACAGTCTACTGGATCGAGTATTCAATGAACTTGAATCATCCAATAACGAGAACGTCGAGGCTACCAAATCTGAGTGCTCTCCGTTGGCTGTATCAGATAGTTTCAGCACCTTGACTTctccaaaaaaaattcattccgaaCCATTGGATTGTCCTTCGACTGTTCCGCGTGTTCAAAAACACTCGTTATCACCACTGAAGGAAAATAGCAGACCCAACAAAAAGAGTCGGACGGTTGTCCCACGGTTTTGTGAGGATGCGATGAAAGATTCCTTTTATGGACTTCCAGGCTCGGTAAAATCACTTATACAGCGTGTAAAGGGAATTGATGAACTATATGGTAAGGTTCCTCTTTTGATAAATGCTTTCCAGTTTCTTtgttctttaaattttttgatacagAAATTGAGGAAACTTTTTGCCATCTATAGAATGGCAAGACGAGTGTCTTAAACTCAAGGCAATTTatgatcgaaaaaatttaatttatgcCCTCCCAACAAGTGGTGGAAAAACATTAGTGGCTGAGATATTAATGCTCAAGGAGCTTGTcgctaacaaaaaaaatgcaatctTCATACTTCCCTTTGTTGCAATCGTTCAAGAAAAGGTGCTACTGCTCAAAACatctttttgcaattttacaatattgctTCTCATGCTTCTGCGCTTTGCTTATAAtacttgtaatttattttaggTACGTTCTTTGGCACCTTTTGCCCTGGCCTTAGATTTTTTGGTCGAGGAATATGCAGCTGGAAACGGGCAGTACCCGCCACGTAAAAGGCGGAGAAAACACACCATTTATGTCTGCACGATTGAGAAGGGACTGGGGCTGGTTAATAGCTTGATAGAAAACCAGCGTCTTCATGAGGTAACGTTGTACTAATGTTTCAAAGTCAAaagtttgaatgaaattacCTTGAATTTAATGGGAAACATTTTGAGTAGGTTGGAATGGTCGTTGTTGATGAGCTTCATTTATTAGGAGAAGATGGAGGCAGAGGCGCAACACTAGAAGGTCTACTGACAAAAATAATGTACACTGGAAgtgcgttgaaaaaaaataatctgctCAGTGCTTAAAAGCATTTCACTTCATTATGAgttcttttttctcagataATCCACATATTATCGGAATGAGCGCCACTATtgggaatttgaatgaaatcgCTAAATTTTTGAATGCTGAAATTTACACGAAAGATTTTAGGCCTGTAGAATTGAAAGAGTATGTTAAATGTGAGGACGATATTTGGCTTGTAGATCTTGAGCAAGAAGAAATACTAACTGATCTAAAGAAAATTGCTTACGCTGTGAGTAAGCGTTTATCTCGGTAGTCATAATTGTGTTTACATAAGTTTACAATGCATTTGAAGTACGTTATGATGACAGTTCATTCCCTTCAAAATTTAGTACTCCCAGGAAGCTCTCAGGCTTGATCCAGATAAACTTGGAGGATTGGTAATGGATGTTGTACCACAAGACTCTTGTCTAATATTTTGTCCGAGTCGCAAAAACTGTGAGAATGTTTCTATATTGTTGACGAAAGTTCTGTTCAAGTAAGGAGAATAGCAAATCATACCCTGGCCATTGTGTCTTTCTATAAAACTATCGTGATTACTTTAATAATTGCATTCTAACAATCATCCAGATCTCTGCACAATCataagaaaaaggagaaagatATATTGATAAGAGCATTGAAAGCTGAAGGTGCTCTCTGTGAGATTCTGGAACTAACTATAAAGTTTGGCGTAGCTTATCATCACTCTGGTTTGATGGCAGAAGAGCGAAAGCTACTGGAGGAAGCGTTCAGATCCGGAACTCTTTCTGTAATTTGTTGCACCTCAACTTTGGCTGCTGGCGTTAATTTACCAGCGCGCAGGGTAAGTTTCTATTATAGACATGGTCTGCCTTTTCAATTTCGTTATAATTTGTTCACATTACAGGTAATACTCAGACATCCATATGTTGGTAATCAGTTTCTAAACTTGAGTCGTTATAAACAAATGATCGGTAGAGCTGGAAGAGCTGGGATGAAAGACGTTGGAGAAAGTATACTGATTTGTAGAACAAACGAAATTCCCAAGGTGCTGgattttacataaatttggCCACTACTATTGCAATTATTCATTGGTTATTAGATAAACATGACGTTTCCCCTCTTCATCTTAGGTAAAAGAGTTGTTAACTTCTAATATGGACGACTGTATCAGTACCTTACACGTTGAAGAAGACAGGGGTATAAACAATTTGATTCTGAGTTCGATTCTCTTAAATTTGGCTACAACTAGATCAGAGTTGCACAAAATAGCTGGAACTACGCTTCTTGGAATACAACAGAAGAGGCTAAATATTAATACAAATAATATTACTGACAAAACGATCACAAAGCTAATAAAAACACGTGTAATTAAAGTGAAACAAGTTACTAATTACAGTGAAATCAATCCTAATTTAACTGTCCTCATTCAGTCGCaagataatttaaaaacagcTCAGGAAACACCACGACctagaaagaaaattgtaaaacttaGTAGAACAACAAAACTAGAAGTATGCAAACTGGGAAGAGCAGCTATGAAAGGTGAGGGTACCGAATTTTTTAACTGCATTTTTTCTCTATGCTTTTATCATATTTGTAATACCgtatttcatgatttttaGGATGCGTCGATCTGAATCGTGCGCATATGCTGTACAAAGACTTGAAATCAGCACAAAACCAGCTAGTGCTACTCGACTGTCTCCACCTTTTGTACCTCGTGACGCCATACGATGTTGTTGATCTTGTAAAACCATCTGGAAACGTGTACTGCGATGTGGTAAGTCAGTAGGATACAAAAAGAGATTCGCCTTTGAATTTCATGTAATTTGTTGCAGGTTTGCAACTTGTCTCCCATACAGATGC is a window of Neodiprion fabricii isolate iyNeoFabr1 chromosome 6, iyNeoFabr1.1, whole genome shotgun sequence DNA encoding:
- the LOC124184616 gene encoding helicase POLQ-like isoform X3 is translated as MAVTPDQADFSLGQKMSRGSSLKLGANVIVAGRNSFPSSWLSIDDTVLKTISFDEEFTNATDNAGATATKDDNEYYQNNNNNTNAKEKIFFEKDTNFEQVKDHNYSKILDLNTSDQEFCQIESTLIQKTEQVHMELKTILNTTEISICRDDRLNNTVVDSGIEKSMWEDDSLLDRVFNELESSNNENVEATKSECSPLAVSDSFSTLTSPKKIHSEPLDCPSTVPRVQKHSLSPLKENSRPNKKSRTVVPRFCEDAMKDSFYGLPGSVKSLIQRVKGIDELYEWQDECLKLKAIYDRKNLIYALPTSGGKTLVAEILMLKELVANKKNAIFILPFVAIVQEKVRSLAPFALALDFLVEEYAAGNGQYPPRKRRRKHTIYVCTIEKGLGLVNSLIENQRLHEVGMVVVDELHLLGEDGGRGATLEGLLTKIMYTGNNPHIIGMSATIGNLNEIAKFLNAEIYTKDFRPVELKEYVKCEDDIWLVDLEQEEILTDLKKIAYAYSQEALRLDPDKLGGLVMDVVPQDSCLIFCPSRKNCENVSILLTKVLFKSLHNHKKKEKDILIRALKAEGALCEILELTIKFGVAYHHSGLMAEERKLLEEAFRSGTLSVICCTSTLAAGVNLPARRVILRHPYVGNQFLNLSRYKQMIGRAGRAGMKDVGESILICRTNEIPKVKELLTSNMDDCISTLHVEEDRGINNLILSSILLNLATTRSELHKIAGTTLLGIQQKRLNINTNNITDKTITKLIKTRVIKVKQVTNYSEINPNLTVLIQSQDNLKTAQETPRPRKKIVKLSRTTKLEVCKLGRAAMKGCVDLNRAHMLYKDLKSAQNQLVLLDCLHLLYLVTPYDVVDLVKPSGNVYCDVVSLQLVSHTDADCKSFRNKRDSCNQTESWSDAKECRF
- the LOC124184616 gene encoding helicase POLQ-like isoform X1, with product MAVTPDQADFSLGQKMSRGSSLKLGANVIVAGRNSFPSSWLSIDDTVLKTISFDEEFTNATDNAGATATKDDNEYYQNNNNNTNAKEKIFFEKDTNFEQVKDHNYSKILDLNTSDQEFCQIESTLIQKTEQVHMELKTILNTTEISICRDDRLNNTVVDSGIEKSMWEDDSLLDRVFNELESSNNENVEATKSECSPLAVSDSFSTLTSPKKIHSEPLDCPSTVPRVQKHSLSPLKENSRPNKKSRTVVPRFCEDAMKDSFYGLPGSVKSLIQRVKGIDELYEWQDECLKLKAIYDRKNLIYALPTSGGKTLVAEILMLKELVANKKNAIFILPFVAIVQEKVRSLAPFALALDFLVEEYAAGNGQYPPRKRRRKHTIYVCTIEKGLGLVNSLIENQRLHEVGMVVVDELHLLGEDGGRGATLEGLLTKIMYTGNNPHIIGMSATIGNLNEIAKFLNAEIYTKDFRPVELKEYVKCEDDIWLVDLEQEEILTDLKKIAYAYSQEALRLDPDKLGGLVMDVVPQDSCLIFCPSRKNCENVSILLTKVLFKSLHNHKKKEKDILIRALKAEGALCEILELTIKFGVAYHHSGLMAEERKLLEEAFRSGTLSVICCTSTLAAGVNLPARRVILRHPYVGNQFLNLSRYKQMIGRAGRAGMKDVGESILICRTNEIPKVKELLTSNMDDCISTLHVEEDRGINNLILSSILLNLATTRSELHKIAGTTLLGIQQKRLNINTNNITDKTITKLIKTRVIKVKQVTNYSEINPNLTVLIQSQDNLKTAQETPRPRKKIVKLSRTTKLEVCKLGRAAMKGCVDLNRAHMLYKDLKSAQNQLVLLDCLHLLYLVTPYDVVDLVKPSGNVYCDVVCNLSPIQMQTARVLGINETVATKLRAGVMPKNVDSNVVNRFYLTLMLNELWNQQTVHIVSTKYQVNRGIVQNLMNASASFASSVERFCAELDEFWAFRDLLHSFSKRLSHCCSVELEPLIELPSVKIGRARQLFNAGYKTLQSVALGQPMEMCDKIENLPMRVASQIVAAAKLLLLEKVENLRDEAEDVLDGIDISNFR
- the LOC124184616 gene encoding helicase POLQ-like isoform X2, with amino-acid sequence MAVTPDQADFSLGQKMSRGSSLKLGANVIVAGRNSFPSSWLSIDDTVLKTISFDEEFTNATDNAGATATKDDNEYYQNNNNNTNAKEKIFFEKDTNFEQVKDHNYSKILDLNTSDQEFCQIESTLIQKTEQVHMELKTILNTTEISICRDDRLNNTVVDSGIEKSMWEDDSLLDRVFNELESSNNENVEATKSECSPLAVSDSFSTLTSPKKIHSEPLDCPSTVPRVQKHSLSPLKENSRPNKKSRTVVPRFCEDAMKDSFYGLPGSVKSLIQRVKGIDELYEWQDECLKLKAIYDRKNLIYALPTSGGKTLVAEILMLKELVANKKNAIFILPFVAIVQEKVRSLAPFALALDFLVEEYAAGNGQYPPRKRRRKHTIYVCTIEKGLGLVNSLIENQRLHEYSQEALRLDPDKLGGLVMDVVPQDSCLIFCPSRKNCENVSILLTKVLFKSLHNHKKKEKDILIRALKAEGALCEILELTIKFGVAYHHSGLMAEERKLLEEAFRSGTLSVICCTSTLAAGVNLPARRVILRHPYVGNQFLNLSRYKQMIGRAGRAGMKDVGESILICRTNEIPKVKELLTSNMDDCISTLHVEEDRGINNLILSSILLNLATTRSELHKIAGTTLLGIQQKRLNINTNNITDKTITKLIKTRVIKVKQVTNYSEINPNLTVLIQSQDNLKTAQETPRPRKKIVKLSRTTKLEVCKLGRAAMKGCVDLNRAHMLYKDLKSAQNQLVLLDCLHLLYLVTPYDVVDLVKPSGNVYCDVVCNLSPIQMQTARVLGINETVATKLRAGVMPKNVDSNVVNRFYLTLMLNELWNQQTVHIVSTKYQVNRGIVQNLMNASASFASSVERFCAELDEFWAFRDLLHSFSKRLSHCCSVELEPLIELPSVKIGRARQLFNAGYKTLQSVALGQPMEMCDKIENLPMRVASQIVAAAKLLLLEKVENLRDEAEDVLDGIDISNFR
- the LOC124184616 gene encoding helicase POLQ-like isoform X4, yielding MNYMVRSLAPFALALDFLVEEYAAGNGQYPPRKRRRKHTIYVCTIEKGLGLVNSLIENQRLHEVGMVVVDELHLLGEDGGRGATLEGLLTKIMYTGNNPHIIGMSATIGNLNEIAKFLNAEIYTKDFRPVELKEYVKCEDDIWLVDLEQEEILTDLKKIAYAYSQEALRLDPDKLGGLVMDVVPQDSCLIFCPSRKNCENVSILLTKVLFKSLHNHKKKEKDILIRALKAEGALCEILELTIKFGVAYHHSGLMAEERKLLEEAFRSGTLSVICCTSTLAAGVNLPARRVILRHPYVGNQFLNLSRYKQMIGRAGRAGMKDVGESILICRTNEIPKVKELLTSNMDDCISTLHVEEDRGINNLILSSILLNLATTRSELHKIAGTTLLGIQQKRLNINTNNITDKTITKLIKTRVIKVKQVTNYSEINPNLTVLIQSQDNLKTAQETPRPRKKIVKLSRTTKLEVCKLGRAAMKGCVDLNRAHMLYKDLKSAQNQLVLLDCLHLLYLVTPYDVVDLVKPSGNVYCDVVCNLSPIQMQTARVLGINETVATKLRAGVMPKNVDSNVVNRFYLTLMLNELWNQQTVHIVSTKYQVNRGIVQNLMNASASFASSVERFCAELDEFWAFRDLLHSFSKRLSHCCSVELEPLIELPSVKIGRARQLFNAGYKTLQSVALGQPMEMCDKIENLPMRVASQIVAAAKLLLLEKVENLRDEAEDVLDGIDISNFR